The genomic window CGCTCAACGTCCTGAGCCGCAAACAGACCGCCGTACAGCGGCAGCTGCGCCGATCGGGTCTGGCGGGGTACGAGCCCGTCACCCAGGCGACGCTGCTGGCCCTGGCGCAGCAGGCGCCGCCGGGCAGCGCGGTGTACGACGTCGGCGCGCACATCGGCCTCTACGCGGCACTGATCGACGCGGTGTACGGCCACCGGCTGTCGGTGCACGCCTTCGAACCGACACCGGACACGGCACGCATCTGTGAGGACATCCGCCGGCACAACGGCCTCGGCTTCGAGCTGATCACCTCGGCGGTCTCCGACACGCCGGGCACCGCCGAGCTCTGTCTGTCCCTGAAGGGCGAATCCTCCAACTCCCTCAACGCCGCGCATCGCAAGCACACCGAGACCGTGAGCGTGCCGGTCACCACGCTGGACGCGTTCACCGAGGAACGGTCGGCCCGGCCCCACCTCATCAAGATCGATGTGGAGACGCTGGAGGGCCAGGTGCTGGCGGGCGCGCTGGAGACGGTGCGCCGCCACCGGCCCTGGATCGTGCTGGAGATCCTGCCCAGCTCGGACCATGACGCCTTGGGCCGGGCGTTGGATGTGCTCACCGAGCTGGGGTACGGACTGCATCTCCTCCAGCCGGAGAGCCCGTGGCCCGGCAGAAACCGCGGCGACTACCGTCGGCACGTGGGCGGTCAGTGCCGCGACTGGCTGCTCGCGCCCGCGCCGCTCACCTACGACTTCCACCACGCGGTACGCACCTGGCTCAGGGCCATCCTGGCGTGCGACGAGCGCACCAACCTGATCGTCCCCGCCGGTGTCTTCTTCCCCCACGGCTGGAACGCCCCGTATCGGTCTGCCCTGGCGAGTGAAGTCCACGACCGCCTCAGCTGGCGTAAGTCACGGCCGGGCCGGGTCCAGGCGAGGACGTGACCGCACTCAAGGCGCCGGCGGCGGGAGGGAGACGAGCAGGGCGCGGGATGACGGTGTGCTGCCCGGTGTCCAGGGGGTGTCGGGTGTCGCCCCGGGGAGCGTGCGGCGTTCGGCGTCGCGCAGGGCCGGGTGGCCGTCGCCGCGCAGGGCCGCGTAGAAGGCCACGTCGTCGGGTATGCCGTCGGCTCGGTCCCGCAGCACGCACTCCATCAGCCGCCGCCCGGCCGGCTCCTGCACGTTGTCCAGCAGCACCACCGGCCGCCCGGCCCGGTGCGTGCGCCGTACGACCCCCGCGTACGCGTCGTCGAGGTCCGCCAGCAGCGCCCGTACGAGACGGCGCTCGGCGTAGGTGCGCGGGGCGCCGTCCGTCCGGAAGTGCCCGGAGAGCAGGACGAGCCCGAGCTTGGGGTTGCCGCCCGTCCTCGGGTGGTCGCGATACCAGACGGCGCCCTTGCGCAGCCGCCGGTGCGCGGACGACATGCCCTCGGTGAACGCCTCCAGGGCCGCCTCGATGACCGGCTCGACCACCAGCCCCGACCCGGACAGCGAGGCCGTCAGTCTCGCCGCCACTCTGCCCGCCCATCGGCCGGGCCCCGGCCGCGACCCCGTCTCGCTCAGCGCCAGGATCCGCTCGGCCTCCTCCCGGACCCGCGGCAGGTCCCGGCCGCGCCAGCCGCCCGCCGCGACGGCCAGCAGCCCGCACGCCAGCCTCGGGAACGTGATCCGCCTCCCGGTCCCCGGCACCGGCTCCGCGAGCTGCTCCGCGACCGTCAGCAGTGCCTCGTACGCGGGCGACCACGACTCCACCGGCCGGTCCGGCGGCGGCCCGTCGAACCGCGACTCCTCGCCGTCGATCAACGCGACGGGGGTACGGCCCCGGTACGCGGCCCGCAGCTCACGCAGCATCGCGCTCTTGCCGAGCCCCCGGCCGCCCGCGAGCACCACGAAGGGCAGTTCCTGAGTCGCCGTTGTTGTTGTCATAGCTGTTGTGGTTATCAACAGCGGGGCGGCGAGGGGAAGTTGGGTCGAAATGAAGGCGGAGGTTGCCCGTTCGGTTACGGAAGCGTCCGAACGGTGTCGACGAAGCGGTGCCAGGCGGAGCGGTTGATGACCATTACGGGGCCGTCAGGGTTCTTGCTGTCGCGGACGGGGACGAGTCCGGGGAAACCGGGGGCTACTTCGATGCAGTCGCCGCCGTTGTCGTCGCTGTAGCTGCTCTTGATCCAGGTCGCCACGCTCAGTTGGTACCTGTCCATGATGCTCGTACCCCTTCATCGCGTCGCTGATCAGAGCGGCGGACTCACGGGCTGACGGAGCGTCTGCCCTGAGCACATCATAGGTCTGGCTGTACCGTCCGAAGACGGCCGGATCGTCGCTGAAGTAGCCGCGGTCCAGGGTCTCCGAGTAGACCCACTTGTGCCCGTCCGGCAGCGTGATCAGCGACATTGAACCGTTGGGGCGGATGAGTCCCGAGAGACCGGCCGGGGCGACCTGGATGTGGACGTTGGCGCGCTCGGCCACGTCGAGCAGGTGCGCACACTGACCCCGCATGACGGCCGGGCTGCCCACCAGGTTGCGTAGACAGCTTTCGTCCAACACCACGGCGTAGAACGGGCCGTCAGGTTCCAGGAAGCGCTGCTGTCGGCTCAGTCGGGCACGTACTCGCTCCTCCACCTCCTCGGAAGTCCTGCGGCGACGGCTGAACAGCGCCTCCATGTAGTCCACTGTCTGCAAGAGGCCCGGGATGACGCGCTCGTGGTACGCACGCAGGTCGACGACCTCCGCATCCATCTCTGCCCGGCGCTTGAACCAATCCGGATGTTCCACCTGCGGATACCAGTCGACCTTGCCCCACATCCGGGTCAACACCCCACCCGTGTCCAGCACCGCGTCACACCGCTTCGCGAACTGCTCGCTCGGGACCCTCGTGCCCGCCTCGATCTTCGCCACCTGCGACCGGTCGCAGGGGATCTGCTTGGCCAGCGCCTCCTGCGTCAGCAGCGCCGCCTCGCGGAAGTGCCGTAGTACCTCGCCGAACAGCACCGAACTCCCGGCCCCGCCGGCCCCCTCGGCGTTCCGCCTCGTCACAACGTCCCCCTCGTGCTCCTCCGTGGCAAAGGCCCAGTGCCACGCGTCCCGCGTTGATAGCGACCGTTCCCGTCGGCGACGCTATGTACACCCAGAGTTACGAACAGGGCTGTGGAGTGCGTGTGGAACCAGAGGGGCAGCTTGTCTACGACCCGCAGACGCGGCGCGTGGGTGAGTACCGGGACAAGGTCGGGCCGTATGCGATGTTGCGCCCGGTGGGCGGCGGCAGGGAGTGGGAGGCGGATCCGGAGGCGTTGCGGCCGGCGACTCCGGCGGAGCGGATCGGGGCGCAGGTGAGGGCCGCCAACCAGCGTTCGAAGAGGAGGGTGTGACGGTGCGTCAGCGAGATGAGGGTGGGCTTGGGCGCCCGCCCGTGCCGGTTCCCGGTTGTGTGACGTGCGCCGAACTGGCCGTACGACGGGACGAGGCGCGGGCCCGTTACGACCGCAGCGCGGAGACCGACGCGAACGTCCTGCTCCGGCACCATCAGCGCCGCGACCACACCACCGCGCCCCGGACCCGCCGCGTCTTCCGCTACGTGCCGTACGTCATCGCGCAGGACACGACGGCCGAGCCGGAGTACGAGGCGCGGTGTGTGTCGGGTGACGAGGAGGAGTGCGGGGCGGAGTCCGGCGTACGGCACGACCCGGCGGCCGTGGAGCAGTGGCAGCGCAAGCACACGCAGGAGACCCGGCATCTGCGGTACCGCCGGAGCTTCGGGGACTACTCGGTGCTGGAGCCGCTGGGGTGAGACCGGCCGGAAGGGCTCGGTGAGCACAGCGCGGACCCGGGCTCGTGGAAGGTGATCAGCTTTCCGGTCCTCGGCGGTCCGGGCCCAGGGCGTCGCGGACGGCGGTCAGGATGGTGTCGGTGTCGGCGCCCAGTGCGCGGGCGGAGGCGGTGAAGTCGCGGGCGAGCGTGGCGAGTTGGAGGGCGTACGGGCGGGTCGGGCCGGTCGGCGGCGCCGCGACCCGGGTGCCCGCGCCGCGGCGGGTGCGGATCAGCTCGGCGGCCTCCAGCTCGCGGTAGGCGCGGGCGACCGTGCCCGGCGCCAGACCGAGGTCCGTGGCCAGCTGGCGCACGGTCGGCAGCCGTTCGCCCTCGGTCAGCCGGCCGGTGACGATCAGCGCGGCGAGCTGCGCGCGGATCTGCTCGTACGGCGGTACCTGGCTGGTGGTGTCGACGCGGACGGCGGGCTCACTCATCGCCGACGGCCTCGTCCCCGGCCGCGTCGTCGTCGACCGCCCGGGGTGCCACCACGGTGACCAGGGACCAGACGACGGTGAACAGGTTGAGCAGGGCCAGGGGGTAGAACACCCAGAAGGTGAGGGCGCCCAGCACGCCGGCGCAGCCCGTCTCCGTCAGCGAGACGGAGACCATCAGCACGGCGTACAGCTGCTGGCTCGACACCAGCAGGCCCCAGGCCCCGGTGACCGCCCACGCGCGGTCGCGGCGCTGCTGTTCCTCGCCCGGGCCGTGGGCGATGCGGCGCAGGGCCCAGACGCAGGTGGGGGTGGCTATGGCGAGCGCGCCGAACATCGGGAGGGTGTAGTACAGGCCGGGCCAGGGGCCGGTGGTCGCGCGCATCCCGTTGCAGGTGATGGTGAGGACCTTCCCCGTACTGAATATCCGGTCGGGGTCGACGGATGCCGTGGCGGCCGTGATCACCAGCAGGACGGCGAGGGAGACCCCCTGGAGGGCGATCAGAGGGCCCATGTGCGGTGGGACATGGTCTCTGACCAGGCGTGGGGCGAGACTCGCGGTGCGTACCGCGGCCTGGGGGCGCAGGGTCAGGGCGTCGGCGAGCAGTACGCCGGCCACCGCGCACAGGCCGAAGGCCGTGATGCAGAACACGACGCGCTGCTCGAACTCGACGTCCCCCAGTGTGGACAGCGCCTGTGCGACCACGAGGCCGATGGCCAGACCGGACCAGCGGGCGTAGTGGTCGGCGTGGTCGAGGAGTCGGGACGCCGGCGAGGCGGTGTCGAGCATGTGGAGATCCCCCGGGACTTGTATCAGCTTGAGCCCAGCTTGTATCAAGCGGTGAGTACAAGATGCCCCGGGGTGGGATCTTGTGTCAAACGTTCGATACAAGCTCAAGCTCAGGTCACAGTGATCGAGTCCAACTGCGCCCGCAGGTACACATGGGAGTCCACCGGCGGGTACGCCACCCGCCCGACCGGCGCGGGGACGGACTCGACGACCGTGCCCGGGGTGCACTCGCCGAAGTAGACCAGCGACATCAGCTCCTCGGCGGGCTCGTCGGCCGGGGGCGGCAGCACGCGGTGACGCCCGGAACGCCAGCGGTCGCCGGTCCAACGGGCCATCAGGTCACCGATGTTGATGGTGAAGGCGTCCGGGTCGTAGGGGGCGTCCTCCCAGCCGCCCTCGTCCGTGTACACCTGGAGCCCGCCCTTGCCGGCCTGCCGGTCGAGGATCGTGACCGTGCCGAAGTCGGTGTGCGGGCCGATGCGGAACTGACCCGGCACCGGGTCGCCGATGACCTCCGTACCCGGGTACCAGTTGATGTTGAAGCCGTAGGTGGGGTGGCTCATGTGGCGGGAGAAGAAGTCCGGTTCGAGACCGAGGGCCTCACCGAGGAGGGAGAGGAGCAGGTCCTCCAGCTCGCCCATCCGCGCCAGGTACTCCTCGCAGAGCCCCCGCAGCTCCGGCACCTCCGCCGGCCATACATTCGGCGCGTACCACTCCGCGTTCACGACCGGGTCGTCGAACGGCTCGTGCGTCGCGAACGTCAGCGACTCCTTGAGGTCCGGCGGAGTCTCCGTACCCTCCGCATACCCGTTCGCCTCGGCCCCCGGCCCGAGCCACCCGCGCCCGCCGACCTTCACCTCGTACGCCTGCTTGGCCTCGACGGGGAGGGTGAAGAAGGCGCGCGCGGCCTCCCGGATACGGGTGCGGAGGGCAGGGTCGACACCGTGGCCGGTGACGAGGAGGAAACCGGCGGTCTGGAGGGCCTCGTCGACGGTACGGGCGATGGCTGCGCGGGCGCCTGGGGCGCCGTCGAGCCAGGGGCGCAGGTCGATGGTGGGGATGCGGGGGCCGCCGGGGGTGGCGGGCGTCTTGGGGTCACTCACCGATGTCCTCGTTCCACAGAGCCGGGTTGTGCTCGATGAAGTCGCGCATCAGGGACACGCACTCCGGGTCGTCCAGCACGACGATCTCCACGCCGTGTTCGGCGAGCCAGTCGTGCCCGCCGTGGAAGGTGACGGCCTCCCCGACCACCACCCTGGAGATGCCGAACTGCCGCACCAGCCCCGAGCAGTACCAGCACGGCGACAGCGTCGTCACCATCGTCGTACCGCGATACGTCCGCTGCCGCCCCGCAGCACGGAAGGCGGCCGTCTCGGCGTGCATGGAGGGGTCGCCGTCCTGGACGCGGCGGTTGTGGCCGCGCCCGAGGAGGGTGCCGTCGGGGCCGTAGAGCGCGGCGCCGATGGGGATCCCGCCCTCGGCGAGCCCGGCCCGCGCCTCCTCCACGGCGGTGGCGAGCCAGGCGCGTGCCCGCGCCTGTGCTGGTGACTGCGGCTGGTCCATGACCTCACTCTGCCCACGAAACGCCCGGGTCACGTGCTCGGCGGTGGGAGGAGGGTGCCCAGGGGGCCGAGGTCGAGGTTGAGGTCGTCCAGGGTGAGGCCGTAGTGGTCGCAGAGTTCGGTCATGCGGTCGTGGAGGACCATCAGGGTCATGCCGAGGCGTTCCTCCTGGTCCTCGGTGAGGCCGCCCTGGTCGACGCGGTGGAGGGCCTGGCGTTCCATCAGCTGGCGGAGCAGTTCGACGATGGTGAGGACGAGGCGGACGAGATCCCGTTCCACCGTGTCGGGGTCGGTGCGCAGCCGGCGCGCCACGGCTCCGCCCCGGCCGGTGGGCGCCGGCGTGATGTCGTCCGGCCGTGCGGGCAGCAGCGAGAACGCGCGGTTCGCGGCCTCGGACACCTCGCGGAGCCGGTCGGTGGGCGGGCCGTCAGGCAGGGGTGGCGGTGTCGTCGCCATGGCCGCCCCCTTCCGCGTACGTCCGCTCGGGCAGGGCGGGTGCCCACTGGCCGGCCTGTGCGTCGTGTGCGGGCTCGGGGAGGGCCGACGCCCACTGCTTGTCCATCTCCTCGCGGACGGCGACGATCACCGCGCGCAGCGAGACCCGCACCAGGTCGATGTCCGCGATGCTCAGGACGAGGTCTCCGGTGAGTACGACGCCGCCGCTCAGCAGCCGGTCGAGCAGGTCGATCAGGGCCACTTGCCGGCCGCTGATCGGGCGGTCGTAGTCGTCGTACTCGTACTCGCCGTACGCGCTCATTGGCGGCGGGCCCTTCCTCAGCTCCGGTCCTCTTCGTCCTCGTCGGTCACGACCTTCCGGCGTTTGCGTCGGGGCTCTGCCGTACGGCTCTCCTCGCGGGGCTTCCGCTCGGTGGGGCGGGGGCGGCGGCGCTCGGCCGGTTGGCTCGGGGACAGCTCCGGCGGGGACTCCGCGACGCGTTGGCGTAGTTCCTTCACCTCGGCGCGGAGGCGCTCGTTCTCGTCGGCGAGGGAGCGCCGGCCGTCGGAGCGGGACGCGCGGGAGGAGAGGGCGGGGTCGTGCTCCCACCAGTCGATGCCGATCTCCTTCGCCTTGTCGACCGAGGCCACCAGGAGGCGGAGCTTGATGGTGAGCAGCTCGATGTCCAGCAGGTTGACCCTGATGTCGCCGACGATGACGATGCCCTTGTCGAGAACGCGTTCAAGGATGTCGGCGAGGTTCGCGCTGGAGCCCTGGTTGTACGGATAGGGGCTTCGCGACGATGACGGCGACGACGACGGGGAAGGCGACGACGAAGGCACCGGGGAGTCGGGATGGGTCACGGCTCACTCGACCTCGTTTCCTTCCGCCCTCCGTCTTCGTCCTCGTCCGCTTCTTCCTCCTCCTCCCATTCCTCCTCGGGGCCGTAGTCCTCGTCGTCCTCGGCGGCTTCGGCTTCGGCTTCGTTTTCGTCTTCGTCTGCTTCCTTCTGCTCCTCGTCGTACTCGTCCTCGGGCTCTGCGCCCTCCTGGCCCTCTTCGCCCTCTTCGGTCTCTTCGTCCTCGTCCCGCTCCTCGTCCTCGTCCCGCTCCTCGTCGGCGGCCTCCGGTTCCTGGACCTCCGCGTCGTGGATCTCTCCGCGCCAGCCCCCGGTGGCCTCGCCGCGCATCATGACGAAGGTGCGGTAGAGCTTCAGGTCGAGGCGGGCGCGGCGGCCCTGGGCCCGTACCAGGCTTCCCGTCTTCTCGAAGAGTCCCTTGGGGAAGTACTCAAGGACGAGCAGCACCTTGGTGAGGTTCTCGCCGAGCGGATGGAAGGTGACGACGCCCCTGGTCGTGCCCTTGTCGCCCTCCGTCGTCCAGGCGATGCGCTCGTCGGGCACCTGCTCCGTGATGGTGCCGCGCCACTGACGGTTCGACTTGGCGACCTTGACGTGCCATTTGGTGGTGACCTCGTCCTCCTGCTCGACGCCGACCACGCCCTTGGCGAACCGTTCGAAGTCCTGGAACTGCGTCCACTGGTCGTACGCCTCGCGCACCGGCACACCCACGTCGATGTCCTCGATGATGGTGTGCCCCTTGCCGCTGCCGCCCGAGGGGTCCTTGCCGTGCCCCTTGCCGGCGACGTCCTTCGCTTTCTCGGTGACGTCCTTGGCCTTCTCGGTGACGCCCTTGGCCTTCTCGGTCGCCTTGCCGGTGACGCCCTTGGCCTTCCCCGTGACGTCCTTCGCCTTTCCCGTGACGTCCTTCGCCTTGTCCACCAGCGCGTCCTTGGCATGCGACGCGGTCGACGTCAGTGACCCCGCGCTCACGTCGCTCAGCTTGCGCGCGCCCTCGCCCAGCCCGTGGCCCACGTTCTGGAGCATCAGCGACAGCCGGGCCTCGATGTACTCCTCCAGCTCTTCCTTCAGCCGGGTCGTGCCCGCGTTCCGACCGGCCTCCTCGCGCGTTTCGCTGAGGGTGCCGGCACCCGCCGAGCCGCCTTTCGCCGTCCTGCCCTCAGTCATCGTCCTGCCTCCTCGACCGTGAGCCGGTGCCGCTCTTGGTGCGGATCGCGGCGGCGGTCTTCTTCTTCGGGCGCGGTTCGCTCTTCCGGGCCGTCGACCCGCTTCGCTGCGCCGTCGAGCGTCCACCGCTCCGCCGCGCCGAGGTCCCTGCGCCGGCCTTCGCGTCCCGGCCCTTCCGGCCCTCTCCGGCCTTCTCGTCGTCCTCGGCCTGGTCCTGCGCCTCGTCCTCTTCGGCCGGTTCCTTCTCCTCGGCCTCGTCCTCGTCCTCGGCCTCGTCCTCTTCGGGAGGTCCCTTCTTCTCCTCCTCCTCTTCCTCCTCGTCCTCGGCCTGGTCCTGCTCGCCGGTCGCCTCGGCCCGTTCCCGCAGGCCCGCCGTGCGTTCGTGCAGGGCTCCGGCGAGGCTGTCGGCCTTCGCCGTCAGTACGGAGGTCGCCGCGGCCTTGCTCGCGTCCGTCAGCTCGGTGCGCACCTGCCGGGTGATGTTGCCGATGAACGGGGAGTCGAGCGCCTTGCCGAGCTGTCCGGGCCTGACCCGGGATCCGGCCAGCAGGGCGCCGAGGCCGATGGCGGCCTTGGCCTTCTTCGTCCGCCCCAGCAGATAACCGCCCAGGACGGCCGCGCCGATCGTGGCGTTGTTCATGATCCTGTCTTCTTTCCGTGCCTGAGCCTTCCGTGCCCGAGCGCCTCACGGACCGGGCTGTGCACCCTGCTGGAGCCGGTAGGCGCTGATCTCCTCCAGACGGTGCAGCAACTCCTCCTCGCGCCGCGCGAACTCCTCCTCGTCGACGCGCCCCTCGGTCCGCGCCCGCTCCAGGTTCACCAGCTCCTCCTGGATGGGGGCCGGGTCGTAGTACTCGTCCTCCGCGGCCTGTCTCACCTTGTCGACCACCCAACCGACACCCCGCACGGGGGCGACCGGCAACGTCAGGATGGTCCCGACCAGTCCCACCACCACACCGCCTCCTCAGGCTGAACGGTCAACGGTCATACGAAGCTGTACGGCGGCAGCGGGCCGCGCAGCCGCAGTTCCACCCCCTCTCCCAGGGCCTCGGCCAGCTCGCCGCCGGCCTCGGTGAACTCGTCGGACCGTTCGCCGTCCACCAGGAAGGACGCGTTCACGAAGTACTGCGAAGACGGCGGCGTGACCTGCTCGGCCAGGGTGTAGGGCCGCAGCGCGGCGAGGACCTCCTCGCCCAGCGCCTCCTGCCGGGCCTGCACCTCCTGGGCCACCAGCTCGCCGAGGGCGAGGCGGTCCTCGTACGTGCCGCCGCCCTCGCGGATCGCCTCGTTCAGCTCACGGGCCCGCGGGGACTCCGTCAGGATGGTGCGCAGGAGGGTGTCCTCGTCCAGGACGCCCTTGACGTTGAACTCCGCGCGGCCGGTCAGCTCGTCGAGGCGCCGGGAGAACGCCTCGGCCCGCTCCTGGAGCAGGGCCTCCACGGCGGCCTCGTCCTGGGCGACGAACCCGAAGCTCATCGGCAGGATGGCGCCGTCGGCCCACAGCTGTTCCTGGACCTCGTGGTGCGCCTCGACGTCCCGGCGGCTGACCGACAGGTCCTCGGGGGTCTCGCTGACGACGGCGCGGAGTTCGCCGCTGCTGACGGCGTGCAGGTCGGCGGGGTCCTCCCCGACGCCCTTGACGTCGTCCAGGCCCAGCGGATGCGCCGCCTTGGTGATCGCGTACACGTACACGGACATCGGCTCGCTCACTCCTCACGGTCCCTGGAGGAACGGCGGCTCGTGCCGCTCCGCTCGGAGCGCACGCGCTGCTTCTCGCGCCCGGATTCGCGCTCGTCGTCGTCCCCGCGCCCCTTCTGGAGCGACTCGGTGACGGCCTGGACCGCGCCCGTGAGCGCCCCTTTGCTCTTGCCCCGGGCGCCCGACTCGACGGTGTTCCCGACGATGTCCGTCAGCTGGGAGGGAGCCTTGCGTCCCGATTCCAGATCCAGCCGGTTGCACGCCTCCGCGAAGCGTAGATACGTGTCGACGCTGGCCACGACCACCCGGGCGTCGATCTTCAGGATCTCTATCCCGACCAGGGAGACCCGCGCGAACGCGTCGATGACCAGACCCCGGTCGAGGACGAGTTCCAGCACGTCGTAGAGGTTCCCCGAGCCGCCGCCACGGGCGGCTACGGCGCCGCCCTCGCCCTGCGGCACCACAGTCACGATCTCTTCCCTTCCGGTACGGGAAGCCGTACGTCAGGGGTCCGAGCCGACGGCGTCAGTGGCAGCTGTGGCTCGTGCCGCAGCTGTCGCCTCGGCGGCTCAGCGGGTGTCGCCCCGGTCGATCTGCGCGCGCGTGTACCGGCGTCCGCGCTCGTACGCCAGCAGTTTGCCCGCGGGATCCAGAACGACCCGGTAGCCGGCCATCACACTGGTCGTCTGCGGGATGCGCTCCAGTTCCAGGACCTCGACCTGGGCCTCCCAGCCCTCTTCGGTCGGCTTCAGCGCGGAAACAGACTCGGGAGCGCGGCCCAGCAACTCGGTGAGCTGCTCGATCGCGCTCCGCATGGCCTCGGGCGCGGAGAGCCGGTCCTCGGCGGGCTTCTGCCGCGACGAGGAACGCTGCTTCTCCGACTCATGGCCGCTCGTGATCATCACCTTCTCGCTCTGCTCCCATCATCGACCTCCACCACCGCACCTGCCACTCCTGAGCCGTACCCGGCCCCCGGCGGCCCTCAGCTCCGCGCGGCGTCGGCTGTCAGATACGTGTTCAGGTGCCCGGCGCCCCCCAGCATCGCCGCCGTGCGGGTGGTCAGGGCGGTGTGGCGGGTCTCGATGGCGGTGTGGAGGGCTTCGGTGGTGCCTTCTCGGCGGAGGGCCTCGAGGACGGGGCGGATGTGGTCGAGGAGGTAGTGGTTGCGACGGAGGGCGAGGATGAAGCGGGCGTCGCGTACTTCTTCGGGGGTGTAGTGGCGGTAGCCGGTGCCGGGCTCGCGGTGGGGGGAGAGGAGACCGGCGGCCTCCCAGACGCGGAGCGTGGACGTGCGGACGCCGAGCAGCGCGGCGACCTCGCCGATCAGCAGGTCGGTGCCGGGGACGTCGTCCTCGGGCGGCTCCCCGGCCAGCGTCTGAAGTGCCTCGCTCGTCGCCCGCAGCGACACCCGCTCCGCGTGCAGCGCCGCGTGCTCCGCGTCCACCAGGGCCAGCGCCCCGGGCACGTCCCCCTCGTGCACGGTCCGCATGATCCGCGTCGCCGCCACCGCCCCGTACCCCTTCGACAGCGCCCGGTACGTCAGCAGCGCCCGCCGGTGCGCGTCCCCGAAGACCCGGTAACCGGAGCCGGTGCGCGGGACGGGCGGCAGGACGCCCGCCTCCTCGTAGTTGCGGATCTGCTGGGTGGAGACACCGGAGAGCCGGGCGAGGTCGACGGGGCGCAGGCGGGCGGCGACGGCAGTCGGAGGTTGCTCGGGTCGGGACATCGAGTTGAAGGTTAGGGCGGTTCGGCGAGTGGGGGAGGGGACTCCTGTGTGACCGGGGACACAGGGACGGCCGGCGCCGGGCGGACAGGGGGAGGCGTGGAACTTTCTTTACGAGCCCGCGTACGGGACGGCGATCCGGAGGCGTTC from Streptomyces sp. DSM 40750 includes these protein-coding regions:
- a CDS encoding gas vesicle protein GvpO, which encodes MTSGHESEKQRSSSRQKPAEDRLSAPEAMRSAIEQLTELLGRAPESVSALKPTEEGWEAQVEVLELERIPQTTSVMAGYRVVLDPAGKLLAYERGRRYTRAQIDRGDTR
- a CDS encoding GvpL/GvpF family gas vesicle protein, which produces MSVYVYAITKAAHPLGLDDVKGVGEDPADLHAVSSGELRAVVSETPEDLSVSRRDVEAHHEVQEQLWADGAILPMSFGFVAQDEAAVEALLQERAEAFSRRLDELTGRAEFNVKGVLDEDTLLRTILTESPRARELNEAIREGGGTYEDRLALGELVAQEVQARQEALGEEVLAALRPYTLAEQVTPPSSQYFVNASFLVDGERSDEFTEAGGELAEALGEGVELRLRGPLPPYSFV
- a CDS encoding MerR family transcriptional regulator gives rise to the protein MSRPEQPPTAVAARLRPVDLARLSGVSTQQIRNYEEAGVLPPVPRTGSGYRVFGDAHRRALLTYRALSKGYGAVAATRIMRTVHEGDVPGALALVDAEHAALHAERVSLRATSEALQTLAGEPPEDDVPGTDLLIGEVAALLGVRTSTLRVWEAAGLLSPHREPGTGYRHYTPEEVRDARFILALRRNHYLLDHIRPVLEALRREGTTEALHTAIETRHTALTTRTAAMLGGAGHLNTYLTADAARS
- a CDS encoding gas vesicle structural protein GvpA, which gives rise to MVPQGEGGAVAARGGGSGNLYDVLELVLDRGLVIDAFARVSLVGIEILKIDARVVVASVDTYLRFAEACNRLDLESGRKAPSQLTDIVGNTVESGARGKSKGALTGAVQAVTESLQKGRGDDDERESGREKQRVRSERSGTSRRSSRDREE